tcgatctggcgaccagatacacctcgcacgaccaaacaatgtgctcgatgtcgtgttaaccttggccacaaacgcagagattgctgctggcaagattgaaacggaagagtagtgcatctaacgaacagtgattggacatgagtcgggagaaggtgcgaataaagtcccgactcaagtccagacttttgaaccacggtttgaggctaacctttgggataatcgagtgaaaccaccggcccaattcatcttcattccacttgcgttgccagttagcgatggtatttttgcgaactaaagaataaaattcattgaaggcgatttgacgctgatatatatcgccttcaattgcacctacctttgccaatgcgtcagccctctcattacccggaattgagcaatgtgaagggacccagacaaaggtaatgacataacagcgcctggataaagcactcaaaatttctcgtattctctcaaggaagtacggcgagtgctttttcggcctcactgaacggatagcttcgacagagctaagattatccgttacaatgtaatagtgttcaacaggtcgtgaggcgacgctgtccagcgcccagtatatcgctgccaattcagcaatatataccgagcaaggattctgaagactgtgtgaggtgctaaaaaatacgttgaacactccaaatcctgtggactcattcatagaggacccatcagtaaagtatatattatcacaattgatacgcccatactttgcattgaagatcgtaggaacgatccccgatctaagataatctggattttcatggattttctccttcatgaatagatcaaaatgtacagtggaattgatgtagtcaggaaaacaaacacggttgggaatatacgaagaaggaacaacctgcatagaggcgaattcatgatatgaactcatgaatccagaatgaaaatttagctcgatcaattgctcaaaatttccgatcaccaatggattcataaccttacaccggatgaggaaccgaaaagataataaatttaagcgatcttttagtgggagtacgcctgccaaaacctcgagactcatggtatgcgttgagggcatacatcccaacgcaatacggagacaaagatactgaattcgctcgagtttaatgaggtgtgttttggcagctgattgaaaacagaaactgccatactccatcactgagagaatagttgttcgatacaacataataagatcttcgggatgggctccccaccaggtgccggtaattgtacggagaaagtttattctttgttgacattttatactcagatacctaatatgggacccccaagtacatttagagtcgaaccagaccccaagatacttgaatggcatagcatgagtgattggtttacccaaaagttgaagctttggttttgctggtttatgcttcctagaaaaaaccaccatctctgttttctccgtggagaattcgatccctagcccaatggcccaggttgaaaaattgttcaaagtatcttgtaagggtccttgcaggtcggattcgtttgatcctacgacagacaccactccatcatctgcaagttgtcttaggctgcaattttgtgtaaggcaattgtcgatgtcgcttacatagaagttgtacaaaagggggcttaaacatgagccctgggggaggcccatgtaagagacccgacttactgccgaatctccgtgagaaaagttcaaatgtttctcacaaagcaagttatataacatattattcaatagaggcggcagaccccgagagtgtaatttgtctgacagaacctctattgaaacagaatcaaaggccccctttatgtccaagaatactgaagccatttgttttttttcggcgtaagccatttgaatttctgaagaaagcaacgcaagacaatcattcgtccccttgcccctgcggaacccatattgtgtatctgagagtaggccattcgtttcaacccatcgatcaaggcgaaacaagatcattttctccaacaatttccgtatacaagacagcattgctattgggcggtacgaattgaagtcggacgcgggttttccgggtttttgaatagctataactcgtacttgtctccaatcatctggaacaatattatgctccagaaaccgattgaataatttcaacaagcgatgtttcgccacatcagggagatttttcagcaatttgaacttaattctatccgatcccggagcagaattgttacatgaaaggagagcaagagagaattctaccatcgaaaactcggaatcaagatcgcacctatcttgtagtatatctcgaacaattttttgcacaggagcggaatcaggacaaaccttccgtgcaaaattaaaaatccatcgatgtgaatattcttcgctttcattcgttgaagagcgatttctcatgtttcgagccactttccataattttttcattgacgtttctcgtgacaaacctcccacgaaatttcgccaataagcacgttttttccctttgatcaagttcttaaattgattttcaaggtccaaatacgtctgaaaattttcaggggttccacgtttccgaaaagctttaaatgcattcgatttttctacataaagcttggaacatatgctatcccaccatagattgggaggccttcgacgaatagtggaacctggaatgggtttcgtttgagcgcgaaccgcgctgtcatagataaaacgagaaaggaagttatactcctccaatggaggtaaaccatctctggaattgatggctagagcaatcgcgtccgcatattttttccagtcaatgtgtcttgtgaggtcatatgccatgtttatagattcagaagaattcgacccaatggtgatggaaattttgattggcaagtgatcactaccgttggggtcctggattacattccacttgcaatctaacgatagtgaactcgagcaaagcgagaggtcaagagcacttgggttagcaggaggtttaggcacacgtgttgtttccccagtgttcaaaacggtcatattgaagttgttacaaaggtcatatatcaacaatgaacgattgtcgtcgtactgttccccccaggcagttccgtgagagttgaagtctcccaagatcaatcgtggctcaagaaggagtgagcacatgtcatcaagttgtttgcggctagccgcagctctcggaggccaatacaagctgacaatacagaggtctttgcctctgatgtttgcatgacaagcaacagcttcgatccctccaataggtggaaggtcaattctaaaaaatgagtggcacttattgatccccaatagtacccctccgtatctgtcatcgcggtccaagcgtataatattgaaatcgtggaaagagatatcatctcgcgaagaaagccaagtttcggacagagcaaaaacatcacaattgaagttatgaattaaaaatttgaatgtatccaatttagggataagactacgacaattccactgaaaaacagtgatatctccgacctctctatctaaattagacatcaagagagataatcattgcaaggaggggccatgtttgcatcaattgctgtaaaattgtctttaatactggaagcattgagatgacaagggttctgatggagtcggaaacattaaaacacttgaagatttgatccaaaaggtcagacaactttataaatcccgattgggaagttgagctggacggaaaaacagggacagttggggtttttgatgtcccctcgagtgctgggtcgttcgaaggtgaactattcccacggaagccaggaggaacctgattttgcttgtccgctgcactcgattttttaggcaagctaactgggggtatcaccggggggacttgttcttgaactttgggagtggtcacatttttgcgccggggattccctttgaaaataaacggtgtgcccccgctagctgtgtccacttccatttcatcaactggcaacgtggaaaagatattgtgtattgagattggttgttgttgttgttgggccagtggagaagcgccctttaaaatttccgcaaaagtgcgcttcgagcgttcctttaaagagcgcttctgtttctcccagcgactcttgtaagtttcacaagctgagagcgcgtgtggggatcctccgcaatatggacacttatgctcagtcgcactgcaggatttcccctcatgttgctctccgcaagtggcacagcgctccttgttggcacaataatctgaagtgtgaccaactgacttgcatttgttgcaagtcatgggctttggcacgaagagtcgcacaggtagtctcaatttgtccaccataacgtagtcagggagggcggaaccagcaaaggtgactcgaaacgagtctgacggcgtaaatttagtttggtcctcatcatgggagagtttcccgagttggcgacagtccaagatctttacttccattgagggaagcttcttgaacttgccttttccttctttttatatttgttcgctcgtcagacccgtttcagttatcaccccctcaatttctacgttatgggagggtataaatgttctatattcgagagtgaagtgttggtcagcaacaatctcgtttgcgtgtttccgttcattcacgacaacccgcaatttgttcggtctaaccctgcgaatgtcagatacagaagtgtatctggccagatctttcatgatctgaatcacgttaaggctttttccttttggttttggccggaggaaaacaacccacgggccagttccaggtgcatcttctggataaactctgacacgtggagcggaaacaacagagggagaagacgaggacgaggacgaggacgaggattgggttggatcggaaacatcagaagggggaagcgaaatcgatgatgggagagggggagtggaaataacagtcggttcagaagggaggcttgctattttcttagaggggggcttagaaggatgagcagattcgtccccagaagaattatcttctttttgagggactcgtttatgttttttcccagatcttaaatgggattcattatcggagatctccatctctggagatcctccactatcctccattttacaaaaatttctgtcttatttctaatatattattgattttaacaataatctcgagaaaaaaaaaataacaaaacaaaaataaattatgataataatattaaacaatgaacaaatgagttgaataataatattaatattaaatatgtgtaccttaatataaaagttgttccgatactgcgctctactgccctaaccagggagagacagaggctacgcgctatggatcaacacaatagcgcaagaatagttcacacggtcacgtgatgataattcccgttaacgacagccacacgatggcgatcccgttatgccgatgttcaaaacagccgccaagggctgcaagctgcaagagcgctgcttcctttgttccacttcacaaaaggtcaattcgaaagcggacagcaatgaccttcactcgtacactataccaatcgcacaatagtaaaagtggcaaagcacaataacgacactgaactttactcgtcaagagttggatagcgaatgaatgCGAACTAAAACAAATGAATTCTTCACGAAAATGGCATGTGGTGATTACGACATCGTCGTTCTTACCGAAACTTGGCTGCGACCCGATATTGCGAATACTGAGCTGGCGTCCGATTATACGATACGATCGTTGCGATCGTAGTGAAAGATCAAGTTCTTTACGACGCGGAGGTGGAGTTCTAATCGCAGTTAGGTCTTCCTTTCGTTGCAATTCTGTATCGTTCAGTAACTACACTCAATTGGAGCAAGTCGTCGCTTCCGTCAAACTCCCTGACCTTACTATTTACATCTGTGGCATCTACATTCGGCCCAACTCTCATCCCGATGTATACACCATGCATTCTAACGCCGTATGTGACATCTGCGACCGCGCATTGGACACTGACTCCATTGTCGTAGTCGGCGACTATAATCTCCCATACTTATCATGGACGTTCGACGAGGACATAAACAGTTATTTGCCTAGTAACGCCTCCACGGAAGCCGAACTTGTGTTCACGGAAACAATAGCTGCATCTGGACTCCATCAAATCAACACGCTTCGCAACTCGAACAATAGGATTCTCGACTTAGCATTTGTTAACGATAGTTGCAATGCCGAAATCATCGAGCCACCCTTTCCTCTTTTGAAACTTGACGCTCATCATAAACCTTTTGTTCTCCGTATTCAACTCGTCGTGTGTTCTCAGCAAGTTCCTGATGATTCTTGTGACGATCCCGATTTTGACTTCAAGCGATGTGACTTCACTGCACTGAACAACCTTCTTTCAGGTGTTGACTGGAACGAAATCATTGGCGTAGAGTCAACAAACTGCGCAACGGCAGTATTCTATGAAAAAGTTTACGAGATCCTTCGCGATAACGTTCCTCGCAAACGAAGATGTCAAGCACCCAGTTTTAAGCACTCATGGTGGACGTCGGAGTTGCGACGTCTCCGTAACAGCGTCCGCAAAGCCCGAAAAGTTTACTTTCGAGAAAAATCCAGTCACGTGAAAGAAAAGCTTAAGCATCTTGAAGCGTGCTATAGTGAGTGTCGAATAGCAGCTTTTCGCTCTTATACAGATCGAATTGGATCGAATTTGAAACAGAATCCGAAAAGCTTCTGGTCGTATGTGAAAAGTCGTAAAAGCGGATCGCATATTCCGGAGAATGTATCGTATGGTGACTTAACAGCTACCACCCCTGAAGAAGCAGCTAATCTGTTCGCAAATTTCTTCCGAAGCGTGCACAGTGATGACCCACCAGCATTCTCTGCAACAGAGTTTGAGAACATTTCGCCGCTAAACGTAAGTTTGCCACCGTTAACCATCACGCCGAATGATGTTCTTTCAGCCCTGAAGAAACTTGATATCTCCAAAGGCGCTGGTACCGATCGTTTGCCTCCAACTTTCCTAAAAGAGTGTGCCGAATCTATGATGACTCCGCTCAGCCTCATCTTCAACCGTTCGCTAATTGAACGATCGTTCCCAACTATGTGGAAGACGGCTTCGATTACTCCCGTGCATAAATCGGGTGGTACTCACATAGTCGACAACTATCGTGGAATTTCCATCCTTTGCTGCATAGCAAAAGTTTTCGAAGATATTATTCACGCAGTCCTCTACAATGCAGCACGCCCGCTTATATCTGACGCTCAACATGGATTCGTGAAGAAAAGATCAACTGTCTCGAACCTTATGTGCTACACAACATCACTCGTGGAGCAAATGGACAAGCGTTGCCAGGTGGACTCTATATATTTCGACTTCTCAAGGGCGTTCGACAAGGTGCCTCATGGTCTTGCCATTCGAAAGCTTAATCATCTGGGACTTCCAAGCTGGATAACAGAATGGCTCAGTTCGTACCTGGCTGGAAGAGAAGCATTTGTGAAAATTGGAACGCTCGCTTACGTATGTATAGCATCCCCTCaggagttcctcaaggtagtATTCTCGGCCctctcattttcattttatttgtaaatGACCCCACCGGATGTCACCGGATGACGATCTTAAAATGTACAGGACAATTCACTCAGTTGTCGACTGTTGTGCTTTGCAAGCTGATATCGATGAGCTCACTAGATG
The Toxorhynchites rutilus septentrionalis strain SRP chromosome 2, ASM2978413v1, whole genome shotgun sequence genome window above contains:
- the LOC129766593 gene encoding uncharacterized protein LOC129766593; the encoded protein is MACGDYDIVVLTETWLRPDIANTELASDYTIRSLRSNYTQLEQVVASVKLPDLTIYICGIYIRPNSHPDVYTMHSNAVCDICDRALDTDSIVVVGDYNLPYLSWTFDEDINSYLPSNASTEAELVFTETIAASGLHQINTLRNSNNRILDLAFVNDSCNAEIIEPPFPLLKLDAHHKPFVLRIQLVVCSQQVPDDSCDDPDFDFKRCDFTALNNLLSGVDWNEIIGVESTNCATAVFYEKVYEILRDNVPRKRRCQAPSFKHSWWTSELRRLRNSVRKARKVYFREKSSHVKEKLKHLEACYSECRIAAFRSYTDRIGSNLKQNPKSFWSYVKSRKSGSHIPENVSYGDLTATTPEEAANLFANFFRSVHSDDPPAFSATEFENISPLNVSLPPLTITPNDVLSALKKLDISKGAGTDRLPPTFLKECAESMMTPLSLIFNRSLIERSFPTMWKTASITPVHKSGGTHIVDNYRGISILCCIAKVFEDIIHAVLYNAARPLISDAQHGFVKKRSTVSNLMCYTTSLVEQMDKRCQVDSIYFDFSRAFDKVPHGLAIRKLNHLGLPSWITEWLSSYLAGREAFVKIGTLAYVCIASPQEFLKLAGIYGVPFNTSEPLPRWSSSAKQQQQLVSWRWEVTQRQHIPNGNGGDSPQCSTPGAPASYRVLPGCKSLPVIQSR